Within the Polymorphobacter megasporae genome, the region GTTGACCCGCATCCGGCCGCGCCTGACGGCGATGCTGACCCGGCGCGAGACGCCTGAGAACCTGTGGCGGAAGTGCGCCAAGTGCGGCGCAATGCTGTACATCAAGGACTTCGAGGAAACGCTGGGCGTCTGCCCGCGCTGCGGTCACCACGAGCGGATCGACCCGACGACGCGTTTCCACCAGATTTTTGACGGCGATTACAAGCGGCTCGACGTCGCCAAGGTGCCCGAGGACCCGCTCAAGTTCCGCGACCAGAAGCGCTACGTCGATCGGCTCAAGACCGCGCGGGCCAACACCGGCGAGCCCGAGGCGATGGTCGTCGCGACCGGCACGATCGGCGGCGAGGTCGCGGTCGTCGCGGTGCAGAACTTCGCCTTCATGGGCGGGTCGATGGGCCTGGGCGTCGGCGAGGCGTTCCTGTCGGGGGCGATGGCGGCGGTCAAGGCGAAGTGCCCGTTCGTGATCTTCACCGCAGCCGGCGGCGCGCGGATGCAGGAGGGCATCCTCAGCCTAATGCAGATGCCGCGGACGACGGTCGCGATTGCCGAACTGCGCGAGGCGGGGCTGCCGTACATCGTCGTGATGACCGACCCGACCACCGGCGGCGTCACCGCGAGCTACGCAATGCTCGGCGATATCCAGATGTCGGAGCCCGGCGCGTTGATCGGTTTCGCCGGACAGCGGGTGATCGAGCAGACGATCCGCGAGAAATTGCCCGAAGGCTTCCAGCGCGCCGAATATTTGCTCGACCACGGCATGCTCGACATGGTCGTCCACCGGAAGGACCTCAAGGCGACGCTCGCCCGGCTGATCGGACTGTTGATGCGGCAGCGCGTGACGCCCCCCGTCGCTCCCGCGGCCTGATCCGGGGCAGGGGGCAATGGAGGCGGCGCGGTCCGACAACCCGGTGCTCGATGCGCTGCTCGCGGCGGCGTTCAAGCTCCATCCGGCGACGATCGACCTCGCGCTCGGGCGGCTCGAACGCCTGCTCGGGCGGCTCGGCAACCCGCATCTCAAGCTGCCGCCGGTGTTCCATG harbors:
- the accD gene encoding acetyl-CoA carboxylase, carboxyltransferase subunit beta — encoded protein: MSWLTRIRPRLTAMLTRRETPENLWRKCAKCGAMLYIKDFEETLGVCPRCGHHERIDPTTRFHQIFDGDYKRLDVAKVPEDPLKFRDQKRYVDRLKTARANTGEPEAMVVATGTIGGEVAVVAVQNFAFMGGSMGLGVGEAFLSGAMAAVKAKCPFVIFTAAGGARMQEGILSLMQMPRTTVAIAELREAGLPYIVVMTDPTTGGVTASYAMLGDIQMSEPGALIGFAGQRVIEQTIREKLPEGFQRAEYLLDHGMLDMVVHRKDLKATLARLIGLLMRQRVTPPVAPAA